In Elaeis guineensis isolate ETL-2024a chromosome 1, EG11, whole genome shotgun sequence, a genomic segment contains:
- the LOC105036968 gene encoding ubiquitin-like domain-containing CTD phosphatase, which translates to MESGRGTERAMESSSTPVPEAAPPPVVAADSAIASRSGGEVEDGVEEMTLTVRWSGKEYTVRVCGDDSVAELKRRICEATTVLPKRQKLLYPKLAAKLNDDSILLSQLNLKPSVKMTMIGTVEDDIIIDQVDSPEIIDDFEIGQDEVIDIKDKDVNKQKLRRRISHYKIKLLNPCREGKKLLVLDIDYTLFDHKSSAENPLELMRPYLHEFLTAIYAEYDIIIWSATSMKWVELKMGQLGVLNNPNYKITALLDHLAMITVQSDSHGTFDCKPLGLIWAQFPEFYNSKNTIMFDDLRRNFVMNPQNGLTIKPFKRAHLNRSSDQELVKLTQYLLAIADLPDLSQLDHRYWELYTEDSTKRRRHR; encoded by the exons ATGGAGAGTGGGAGGGGCACAGAGCGCGCGATGGAATCCTCCTCCACGCCGGTTCCAGAGGCGGCGCCGCCTCCAGTTGTGGCGGCGGATAGCGCGATCGCGAGCAGGAGCGGAGGGGAAGTGGAGGACGGTGTGGAAGAGATGACGCTGACGGTGCGGTGGAGCGGGAAGGAATACACGGTGCGGGTGTGCGGTGACGACAGCGTGGCGGAGCTGAAGCGCCGGATCTGCGAGGCTACCACCGTTCTACCCAAGCGCCAGAAGCTCCTATACCCCAAGCTCGCCGCCAAGCTCAACGACGACTCCATCCTCCTCTCCCAGCTTAACCTCAAGCCCTCCGTCAAGATGACCATGATCGG AACTGTTGAAGATGATATTATTATAGACCAAGTAGATTCTCCAGAGATCATTGATGATTTTGAGATTGGCCAAGATGAAGTCATTGACATTAAAGATAAAGATGTAAATAAGCAGAAGTTAAGGCGGCGAATCAGTCATTACAAG ATCAAACTCCTGAACCCATGTCGTGAAGGAAAGAAGCTGCTTGTTTTAGACATTGATTATACTCTTTTTGATCACAAGTCATCAGCTGAAAACCCACTTGAACTCATGCGACCAT ATCTTCATGAATTTCTCACTGCTATCTATGCAGAGTATGATATCATTATATGGTCTGCAACAAG TATGAAATGGGTCGAGTTGAAGATGGGGCAGCTTGGGGTTCTGAATAATCCTAACTACAAAATAACTGCTCTTCTAGATCACCTGGCCATGATAACAGTACAGTCTGATTCACATGGGACTTTTGACTGCAAGCCCCTGGGCCTAATATGGGCTCAATTTCCTGAG ttttaCAATTCAAAGAATACTATTATGTTTGATGACCTTCGAAGGAACTTTGTGATGAATCCGCAAAATGGCCTGACAATCAAACCTTTCAAGAGAGCCCATTTGAATCGTAGCAGTGACCAGGAGCTGGTGAAGCTGACACAGTATTTGCTGGCAATAGCAGATCTTCCTGATCTTAGCCAACTTGATCATAGGTACTGGGAATTGTATACAGAAGATAGTACAAAAAGGCGCAGACACAGGTAA